A region from the Gemmatimonadota bacterium genome encodes:
- a CDS encoding TonB-dependent receptor, producing MYAPKKTVRGLLKLCSTLPLFVLGSVLPLDAQLPMRSDSVRGDTLVYLLRGVEVTATRTAREVFLTPASVSVVTAIDLREKSAESVTDLFRTLPGLDVTGVGVQQPRPVIRGLRGQRILLLQDGIRLNNARRQQDFGEVPALTDINTVERVEVVRGAASVLYGTDAIGGVVNVITKRPEEAGVHGLLGYRYGSANELHRTTARVSGREGALTFEAGGSWRTAGAYVAPAGTFGDITLVGDQAVANTGVDDLGLDARLSYQLAPGHEVFVRGDRYRADNAGFGLVEPDAYAPGTPRIEITYPDQRFNKISAGYMGQGAWGLADRVEVVGYGQKNERSLAFDFFQGFGPQAPPGAGITIDTDNFTNLVTFGGRLEAKKLVSNVLLTYGVDGFHDRSENTDHSVTTVSGFGPPQVEESSLSNVPDATYRSLGAFAQAEFELTHLTLIGGVRAQSLNASAQAAPALGLGAVDRSDRAVVASLNAIVPLADEWSLVGTVGRGFRSPNLIEWFFEGPVPEAGAYQVRNPDLQAETSVSVDLGVRYQGPRASAELFAFRNQLSNGIRTEVRGDTIQGLAAFQPTNIDKLTYEGIEASAQLGLGAGFTAAGTFTHLASKDVLRPDNPTGESFSNRITGTLRWDEPQGRFFAAYDVRHNGQQKDVDLASNPLGDILPAFTVHDARVGARLRVGQRSEERLTLGVANLGNALYAEFSNASFFRPEPGRSLTVTLESVF from the coding sequence GTGTACGCGCCCAAGAAGACCGTTCGCGGTCTGCTCAAACTCTGCTCGACCCTTCCTCTCTTCGTCCTCGGTTCCGTCCTTCCCCTCGATGCTCAGCTGCCCATGCGGTCGGACAGCGTCCGAGGCGACACGCTGGTCTACCTGCTGCGAGGCGTGGAGGTGACGGCCACTCGCACCGCCCGCGAGGTCTTCCTCACGCCTGCGTCCGTCAGCGTCGTCACCGCCATCGACTTGCGAGAGAAGAGCGCTGAGAGCGTCACCGATCTGTTCCGCACGCTGCCCGGCTTGGATGTGACGGGCGTCGGCGTCCAACAGCCCCGCCCCGTGATTCGGGGACTGCGCGGACAGCGCATCCTCCTCCTCCAGGACGGCATCCGACTGAACAACGCGCGCCGGCAACAGGACTTCGGGGAGGTGCCCGCCCTCACGGACATCAACACCGTCGAACGCGTGGAGGTCGTGCGGGGTGCGGCGTCCGTGCTGTACGGCACCGACGCCATCGGTGGAGTCGTCAACGTGATCACCAAACGGCCCGAGGAAGCGGGAGTGCATGGCCTGCTCGGGTATCGCTATGGCTCGGCGAACGAGCTGCACCGGACCACGGCCCGTGTCTCGGGCCGGGAAGGCGCACTCACCTTCGAAGCGGGGGGGTCGTGGCGCACTGCGGGCGCCTACGTCGCTCCGGCCGGCACCTTCGGCGACATCACGCTCGTGGGGGACCAGGCGGTCGCCAACACGGGCGTGGACGACCTGGGACTGGACGCGCGACTGTCCTACCAGCTCGCGCCGGGGCACGAGGTCTTCGTTCGCGGCGACCGCTACCGGGCCGACAATGCCGGGTTCGGCCTGGTCGAACCGGACGCCTACGCCCCAGGCACACCACGGATCGAGATCACGTATCCGGATCAGCGCTTCAACAAGATCAGCGCCGGCTACATGGGTCAGGGAGCGTGGGGCTTGGCAGACCGAGTGGAGGTGGTTGGGTATGGACAGAAGAACGAGCGGAGCCTGGCCTTCGACTTCTTCCAGGGATTCGGACCGCAAGCTCCTCCCGGTGCCGGCATCACGATCGATACGGACAACTTCACAAACCTCGTGACCTTCGGCGGGCGGCTCGAAGCCAAGAAGCTGGTCTCCAACGTCCTGCTCACCTATGGAGTCGATGGCTTCCATGATCGCTCGGAGAACACCGACCACTCCGTGACGACCGTCTCGGGATTTGGGCCTCCCCAGGTGGAGGAGAGCTCGCTCTCCAACGTTCCCGACGCGACGTACCGCTCGCTGGGCGCCTTCGCCCAGGCCGAGTTCGAGCTGACCCACCTGACGCTCATCGGCGGCGTGCGCGCCCAGAGTCTCAACGCGTCTGCGCAAGCAGCACCCGCGCTCGGCCTCGGAGCGGTGGATCGCAGCGACCGGGCGGTGGTGGCATCGTTGAACGCCATCGTGCCCCTGGCCGACGAGTGGAGCCTGGTGGGGACCGTGGGCCGCGGCTTCCGCTCCCCGAATCTCATCGAGTGGTTCTTCGAAGGTCCGGTGCCGGAGGCCGGAGCCTATCAGGTCCGCAATCCCGACCTGCAGGCCGAGACCAGCGTGAGCGTGGACCTGGGCGTGCGCTATCAGGGACCGCGCGCTTCCGCCGAACTGTTCGCCTTTCGCAATCAGCTCAGCAACGGGATCCGTACGGAGGTACGGGGCGACACCATCCAAGGACTGGCAGCCTTCCAACCCACCAACATCGACAAGCTGACCTACGAAGGGATCGAGGCCTCCGCACAGCTCGGACTGGGCGCCGGCTTCACCGCCGCCGGCACCTTCACCCATCTGGCCTCCAAGGACGTGCTGCGGCCGGACAACCCCACGGGTGAGTCGTTCTCCAACCGGATCACCGGCACGCTGCGCTGGGACGAGCCGCAAGGTCGCTTCTTCGCTGCCTATGACGTCCGTCACAACGGCCAGCAAAAGGACGTGGATCTGGCCAGCAACCCGCTCGGCGACATCCTGCCGGCGTTCACGGTGCACGATGCCCGCGTCGGCGCCCGCCTGCGCGTGGGCCAGCGTTCCGAGGAACGCCTCACCCTGGGGGTGGCCAACCTCGGGAACGCGCTCTACGCCGAGTTCTCCAACGCCAGCTTCTTCCGGCCCGAGCCCGGCCGCAGCCTGACCGTGACGCTCGAGTCCGTGTTCTAG
- a CDS encoding SMR family transporter, giving the protein MFALSTLLAALCFSVAGYFMKQSAGLTQTAPTIVMFVLVAIGAAAQAVAMRHHEMTATYVVVLGVEAVTAMMLGGLLLGERPTLAHLAGTALVLSGVMVLHASSV; this is encoded by the coding sequence ATGTTCGCCCTGTCCACGCTGCTCGCAGCCCTCTGCTTCAGCGTAGCCGGCTATTTCATGAAGCAGTCGGCGGGACTGACCCAAACCGCGCCCACCATCGTGATGTTCGTTCTCGTGGCGATCGGAGCGGCCGCTCAGGCCGTCGCCATGCGCCACCACGAGATGACGGCCACCTACGTGGTGGTGCTGGGCGTGGAAGCCGTCACGGCCATGATGCTGGGTGGCTTGTTGCTGGGGGAGCGCCCCACCCTCGCGCATCTGGCCGGAACGGCACTGGTGCTGTCCGGCGTGATGGTCCTGCACGCCTCCAGCGTCTAG
- a CDS encoding carboxypeptidase regulatory-like domain-containing protein: MLPSRSLAVLVAALTTASAALALSATPATGQASLATLSGVVLDAEGRTAVEGAEVVVLGANLRALTSPLGEFRFESLRPGFVVLQVSHPGYRSRTDTLGVAPGERVEVRLTVSVAAIELEPINVVARRSTLGTGITGRFPGMTRTEIEKILPRVSNLADLVQNTTVPVRVKYSAMPGERPAYCVEHPRVRTGRFEGSQSGTCLTMNVYVDGRLQVDPLYALADIPPDNIERFEVLSPLDATTLYGDAGHWGVILVETRSGTGVTERRLPVYARDDAPFSFAITMIGSSPNDVYDGEAVVTYQQLITTTRYTERTSWRPGLRVAARARPFGWFPELELSGFLLSGSSEASFLGAGVAFEQHSFRTVGLELAARPRLTRGPSWDLSFLAGPVIAWERFAVERAGVFAAAPGLGELIAGHMDRTWATIGAVVGADFEYVVHPRASVLVGGRWRGLTLGQPGADITQAQAQSGADAFQLPQAKNRAGRRSLEVGLSVRTGGS; encoded by the coding sequence GTGCTCCCATCCCGTTCCCTCGCAGTCCTGGTAGCGGCGCTCACCACGGCTTCGGCGGCGTTGGCGCTTTCCGCGACACCCGCCACCGGGCAGGCCTCGCTGGCCACACTCTCGGGGGTGGTGTTGGACGCCGAGGGGCGCACCGCCGTCGAGGGCGCGGAAGTCGTGGTCCTCGGCGCGAACCTGCGGGCGCTCACCAGTCCGCTCGGCGAGTTCCGCTTCGAGTCGCTTCGTCCCGGGTTCGTGGTTCTTCAGGTGAGTCACCCGGGGTACCGATCGCGCACCGATACGCTCGGGGTGGCGCCAGGAGAGCGGGTCGAGGTCCGCTTGACGGTGAGCGTCGCGGCCATCGAGCTGGAGCCGATCAACGTGGTGGCGCGCCGGAGCACGTTGGGTACGGGCATCACAGGCCGCTTTCCTGGTATGACTCGCACGGAGATCGAGAAGATCCTCCCTCGCGTCAGCAACCTGGCCGACCTGGTCCAGAACACGACCGTACCGGTGCGGGTGAAGTACTCGGCCATGCCGGGCGAGCGTCCCGCCTACTGCGTCGAGCACCCACGCGTGCGCACGGGACGCTTCGAGGGCAGTCAGTCAGGCACCTGTCTCACCATGAATGTCTACGTCGACGGACGGTTGCAGGTCGATCCGCTCTACGCGCTCGCCGACATTCCACCGGACAACATCGAACGCTTCGAGGTCCTCTCGCCGCTCGACGCAACGACGCTGTACGGGGACGCCGGGCACTGGGGCGTCATCCTGGTGGAGACGCGCAGCGGCACGGGAGTCACGGAACGTCGCCTCCCGGTATACGCCAGGGACGACGCTCCCTTCAGCTTCGCGATCACGATGATCGGGTCCTCACCCAACGACGTGTACGATGGGGAAGCGGTCGTCACCTACCAACAACTCATCACCACCACGCGCTACACGGAGCGCACCTCGTGGCGGCCGGGACTTCGCGTGGCCGCTCGGGCCCGGCCCTTCGGGTGGTTTCCGGAGCTCGAGTTGTCCGGATTCCTGCTGTCCGGCTCCTCGGAAGCGTCATTCCTGGGCGCCGGCGTGGCCTTCGAACAGCACTCGTTCCGGACGGTCGGGCTGGAGCTGGCGGCGCGGCCTCGATTGACCCGGGGCCCCAGTTGGGACCTGAGCTTCCTGGCGGGCCCCGTGATCGCCTGGGAGCGTTTCGCGGTCGAACGTGCCGGCGTGTTCGCGGCGGCCCCCGGACTGGGCGAGCTCATCGCCGGCCACATGGACCGCACGTGGGCGACCATCGGGGCCGTGGTGGGAGCCGACTTCGAGTACGTCGTGCATCCGCGGGCCAGCGTGTTGGTAGGCGGTCGCTGGCGCGGCTTGACCCTCGGGCAGCCAGGCGCCGACATCACCCAGGCGCAAGCGCAAAGCGGCGCGGACGCATTTCAACTCCCCCAGGCCAAGAACCGCGCGGGTCGCCGCTCGCTGGAGGTGGGGCTTTCCGTGCGGACGGGCGGGTCCTAG
- a CDS encoding phosphate ABC transporter ATP-binding protein — protein sequence MAEPNQPAPSGGAPQSAYAIETRDLNLWYGDFQALFDVNLGVKRGIITSMIGPSGCGKSTLLRSCNRIVERLGYVRTTGGIEVLGHDVLAPNVELVQVRKQVGMVFQRPNPLPLSIRDNVLFGYRLHEKDKKLSRAEEDRIVESALTEVLLWDEVKDRLDRRATSLSLEAQQKLCIARLLPVKPAVLLMDEPCSALDPKGTAAVEELIWSLRGEYTILIVTHNMAQARRASEECVFMLLGKVIEHGKTEEMFLAPDDRRTADYIEGRYG from the coding sequence TTGGCTGAGCCGAACCAACCTGCCCCGTCCGGTGGGGCTCCCCAGAGCGCCTACGCCATCGAGACCCGGGACCTGAACCTGTGGTATGGCGATTTCCAGGCGCTGTTCGACGTGAACCTGGGCGTGAAACGTGGCATCATCACGTCGATGATCGGTCCGTCGGGGTGCGGCAAGTCCACGCTGCTGCGCAGCTGCAATCGCATCGTCGAACGACTGGGGTATGTGCGAACCACGGGGGGCATCGAGGTGCTCGGGCACGACGTGCTGGCGCCGAACGTCGAGCTGGTCCAGGTCCGCAAGCAGGTGGGCATGGTCTTCCAGCGCCCAAACCCCCTGCCGCTCTCCATTCGCGACAACGTCCTGTTCGGGTACCGGCTCCACGAGAAGGACAAGAAGCTGTCCCGCGCGGAAGAAGATCGCATCGTGGAGAGCGCGCTGACCGAAGTCCTGCTGTGGGACGAGGTCAAGGACCGCCTCGATCGCCGCGCCACCAGCCTGTCGCTGGAGGCGCAGCAGAAGCTGTGCATCGCCCGCCTCCTGCCCGTGAAGCCCGCGGTGCTGCTGATGGACGAACCCTGCTCGGCGCTCGACCCCAAGGGCACCGCGGCGGTGGAGGAGTTGATCTGGTCGTTGCGTGGGGAGTACACGATCCTGATCGTGACCCACAACATGGCGCAGGCGCGTCGGGCCAGCGAAGAATGCGTCTTCATGCTGCTCGGGAAGGTGATCGAGCACGGGAAGACGGAGGAGATGTTCCTGGCTCCCGACGATCGGCGCACGGCCGACTACATCGAGGGCCGCTACGGCTGA
- a CDS encoding MBL fold metallo-hydrolase, with translation MSRLIMPGLHWIQELGPSRPGIVRTASSRQAAWVTPEREVFVPQNAFLLAGERTLLFDTLSPAAAEHVIAELERVLEGRTLDYLVVSHPDVPHAANTFAILRRYPDARLVAPRYGEGHALYHLDHAWQVGEGDAIDLGGFVVRFHEASFLDAAISLWMSEDVTGTLFTVDWMGLPLLDGEGLSFMDELDVVDEDRFYEFHARVLFWLQYVDAERVEAEMRHIRDHYRPRMIAPAHGPVMRTDVDRYLDLMQGVPRHILATGRVGVL, from the coding sequence GTGAGCCGATTGATCATGCCGGGCCTGCACTGGATCCAGGAGCTGGGCCCTTCCCGACCAGGGATCGTTCGCACCGCCTCGAGCCGCCAGGCTGCGTGGGTGACCCCCGAGCGCGAGGTGTTCGTCCCGCAGAACGCCTTCCTGTTGGCCGGAGAGCGCACCTTGCTGTTCGACACGCTCTCGCCTGCGGCGGCCGAGCACGTGATCGCGGAGCTGGAGCGGGTGCTGGAGGGTCGCACGCTCGACTATCTGGTGGTCTCGCATCCAGACGTCCCACATGCGGCCAACACCTTCGCCATCCTGCGTCGATACCCGGATGCCCGCCTGGTGGCCCCGCGCTACGGAGAGGGACACGCGCTCTATCACCTCGATCATGCCTGGCAGGTGGGCGAGGGCGACGCCATCGATCTGGGGGGCTTCGTGGTGCGGTTCCACGAGGCTTCGTTCCTGGACGCGGCCATCTCCTTGTGGATGTCGGAGGACGTCACGGGCACCCTGTTCACCGTGGACTGGATGGGGCTGCCCCTCCTCGACGGAGAGGGGCTGAGCTTCATGGACGAGCTGGACGTCGTCGACGAAGACCGCTTCTACGAATTCCACGCGCGCGTGCTCTTCTGGCTGCAGTACGTCGACGCGGAGCGGGTCGAAGCCGAGATGCGCCACATTCGAGACCACTATCGCCCACGCATGATCGCCCCGGCCCATGGACCGGTGATGCGCACCGACGTGGATCGCTACCTGGATCTCATGCAGGGCGTGCCCCGCCACATCCTCGCCACGGGCCGGGTGGGGGTGTTGTGA
- a CDS encoding SDR family oxidoreductase, producing MSTTTPSTHLRRTVLITGAGGALGTHVSHAFEAAGWRLALAAHTSQQRERLQGEHAGAAVGVVDLGDEDAARTAIAELVGNAGGVDGLVNLVGGFAMSDARSSTLDQLRHMLAVNLEAPYNAIRATLPHLTPGRNGFIIGIGAAPGLDGAAGMGPYAASKGALIAYLRSLRLELAREGIRVSLVHPLGAFDTPGNRAAMPDVDPALWIDPADMAASILHLAERSGRGAIDELRVLTPPPPLST from the coding sequence ATGTCCACCACGACACCATCGACGCATCTTCGCAGAACCGTCCTGATCACGGGCGCGGGCGGTGCGCTGGGCACGCATGTGAGCCACGCGTTCGAGGCGGCAGGGTGGCGGCTGGCACTGGCCGCCCACACCAGCCAGCAACGGGAGCGTTTGCAGGGCGAACATGCTGGCGCCGCCGTCGGAGTGGTGGATCTCGGTGACGAAGACGCTGCCCGCACGGCCATCGCCGAGCTGGTCGGCAACGCCGGTGGCGTCGACGGGTTGGTCAATCTCGTAGGTGGGTTCGCCATGAGCGACGCCCGCTCCAGCACTTTGGACCAACTCCGCCATATGCTGGCCGTCAATCTGGAAGCGCCGTACAACGCGATTCGGGCCACGCTTCCCCACCTGACTCCAGGCCGCAACGGCTTCATCATCGGCATCGGCGCCGCCCCCGGACTCGACGGTGCCGCCGGGATGGGCCCCTACGCAGCGTCCAAGGGAGCACTGATCGCGTACCTGCGCTCGCTCCGCCTGGAGCTCGCGCGCGAGGGGATCCGGGTCTCCCTGGTCCACCCGTTGGGAGCGTTCGATACGCCTGGGAACCGCGCGGCCATGCCGGACGTGGATCCTGCACTCTGGATCGACCCGGCCGACATGGCTGCGAGCATCCTGCACCTGGCCGAGCGCAGCGGGCGTGGCGCCATCGACGAACTGCGCGTGCTGACTCCGCCCCCGCCCCTGTCCACGTGA
- a CDS encoding MBL fold metallo-hydrolase, translating to MTEGFSTDSARVVALTQEVFWVAESFALAPERHEHVAVYLLRSAVGWIVIDSGSFHHRHTILEAIQEVTGGDGVRALILSHSDYPHSGNIGALRQRWGDFEIVASCGDPGIQGLPYATRVHIGGREAVLGRPIRFLDPPLADRSHTSWIYDELSRVLFVADGFGSYHRPEHRTRTSRDFAEGISEEAIERFHTDAVSWLRFVDPGKLMSTLRHLFEKNPIEWVAPIHGHPIAGQDLPEYLWRLERGVRRIVERDRARGAPI from the coding sequence GTGACGGAGGGGTTCTCCACGGACAGCGCCCGCGTGGTGGCGCTCACCCAGGAGGTCTTCTGGGTGGCGGAATCGTTCGCCCTGGCACCCGAGCGGCACGAACACGTCGCCGTCTATCTGTTGCGGTCGGCGGTTGGGTGGATCGTGATCGACTCGGGCTCGTTCCACCATCGCCACACCATCCTGGAGGCGATCCAGGAGGTCACCGGTGGCGATGGAGTGCGCGCGCTGATCCTTTCCCATTCGGACTACCCGCACTCGGGCAACATCGGTGCCCTGCGGCAGCGCTGGGGCGACTTCGAGATCGTGGCGTCGTGCGGAGACCCCGGGATCCAGGGGCTCCCCTACGCGACGCGTGTGCACATCGGCGGGCGCGAAGCGGTGCTGGGGCGGCCCATCCGCTTTCTCGACCCGCCGTTGGCGGATCGCTCCCATACGAGCTGGATCTACGACGAGCTCTCGCGGGTCCTGTTCGTGGCCGACGGTTTCGGCTCCTACCACCGCCCCGAGCACCGCACGCGCACCTCCCGGGACTTCGCGGAGGGCATCTCCGAAGAGGCCATCGAGCGCTTCCACACGGACGCCGTCTCCTGGTTGCGTTTCGTCGACCCTGGCAAGCTCATGTCGACGCTTCGTCACCTCTTCGAGAAGAATCCCATCGAGTGGGTGGCGCCGATCCACGGACACCCCATCGCGGGACAGGACCTGCCGGAGTATCTGTGGCGCCTGGAGCGGGGTGTGCGACGGATCGTCGAACGCGACCGCGCGCGCGGCGCTCCGATCTGA
- a CDS encoding phosphate ABC transporter ATP-binding protein — MSVVRAARPKLEVRDLTIRYGGRAALRNVTLDVQENEIFGIIGPAGSGKTSFLRALNRMDEFDRNMAVEGEVRFNGKDVRKWRNVFALRKRVGVVFPLPVGLPLSIYDNVAFAPRLAGVKAKAELDEVVERCLRRAALWDEVKDRLGSLGSLLSGGQQQRLTIARALSQDPELLLLDEFSIAVDPVTTMRIEDVLKELRQELTIILVTNLVQQARRLADRTAFFLTGELVEVAETEALFTGGVKDRRTADYVEGRFG; from the coding sequence GTGAGCGTGGTGCGGGCGGCCCGGCCCAAGCTCGAGGTGCGTGACCTGACCATCCGCTACGGCGGGAGGGCCGCGCTCAGGAACGTCACCCTCGATGTGCAGGAGAACGAGATCTTCGGCATCATCGGGCCTGCCGGGAGCGGGAAGACGTCGTTTCTGCGTGCGCTCAACCGCATGGACGAGTTCGACCGCAACATGGCGGTCGAGGGGGAGGTCCGCTTCAACGGGAAGGACGTCCGCAAGTGGCGCAACGTCTTTGCGCTGCGCAAGCGAGTGGGCGTGGTCTTCCCCCTTCCCGTCGGCCTTCCGCTTTCGATCTACGACAACGTCGCGTTCGCGCCCCGCCTTGCGGGGGTCAAGGCCAAGGCGGAGTTGGACGAGGTGGTCGAACGCTGCCTGCGGCGCGCCGCGCTCTGGGACGAGGTGAAGGACCGTCTGGGGTCGCTGGGAAGCCTGTTGTCCGGAGGCCAACAACAGCGACTCACGATCGCGCGGGCGCTGTCCCAGGATCCGGAGCTCCTGCTTCTGGACGAGTTCTCCATCGCGGTCGATCCGGTGACCACCATGCGCATCGAGGACGTGCTCAAGGAGCTGAGGCAGGAGCTGACCATCATCCTGGTCACCAACCTGGTTCAGCAGGCGCGCCGACTGGCCGACCGTACGGCGTTCTTCCTGACGGGGGAATTGGTGGAGGTGGCCGAGACCGAGGCGCTCTTTACCGGTGGGGTGAAGGACCGCCGTACGGCGGACTACGTGGAGGGGCGCTTTGGCTGA